From Nerophis ophidion isolate RoL-2023_Sa linkage group LG15, RoL_Noph_v1.0, whole genome shotgun sequence, one genomic window encodes:
- the LOC133569117 gene encoding uncharacterized protein LOC133569117 isoform X1, whose translation MGVVPSELDVVIEEDEDVCNHHLDPNNQIEWEPNNDPSLQDDINVLNSNTNTQASTQHHDVLGGATPSGECLDFSEVVGVMQNQPSTADQSISNETQRGDGVNVLRRETFNNIQLSSVLTFPQNNDVTDYATFYRGVLGSLKKLTQMVTKEARPGDIIQLELSGESANQHTSFTFRNDAGAVMNAFQDVLDLLVQSNVEILNDEEIQVMVQVIHNPRGGVRRKIETLLEHEIRRKKARYLYNPLNSNNQLCFAISLASLLHPEFTDSQAVAEAEKIQRKAGLDEQTSVTFSHIREFEKVVRRKIVILYREEGQRPLSRFETDYPKSENPLYLYLSQNHYSGIINIKGFLSKPHVCHYCYQGYDKPDRHKCDGYCLVCTQNGCVKIEGKTVLCRDCNMWCRSPACLLRHRVKHRVMEKLVSNCDRRKKCLKCNLFYDVPVATGIAKHTCPKLKCQICKEELPRSDSETPETRHLCYIQPQPREVNHNDNIIFYDFETFVDDNHTHIPFLVCTKTLQGEEWCAFGLDCVTVFLNHFRKPRYLKSTFIAHNSRGFDGYLILRGMVRLGIAPLIIMQGSKVLCFKDPDFLQKYIDSLSFLTMPLSAMPKALGLGDCWSKGYFPHKFSSEEHLNYVGKYPAISNYGVERMTPVERTKFETWYQNEKSEVFDFQKQAVHYCKNDVNVLREGCIKFRAEFTSETGVDPFSRITIASACMKVFVTNFLEPRSLAIPSPDNYRGLCKKYSHTSIQWLEWESHRRGIFIQHALNKGEKQMGAYFVDGFAIIGGKPFVWEFQGCFYHGCPTCFEPGAVCPLTNTPFEELHKATEKKMKALKRDHKVNIIVIREHEWNEMKKSNPRVIDFLKTRNYPAPLMPRDALYGGRTSAFCLRHTAGENQRVLYEDVTSLYPYVNSAFPYPLGHPVIIHTDFDDVGNYFGLVRAVVHPPRGLYFPVLPYRTVKGKLVFTLCRTCAENNNQQEPCEHDEEGRALTGVWVTLEFNKALQLGYRVGKITEVWHFEERSETVFTGYVQTFLKGKQEASGYPKEAVDAESREKYIREYRENQGIQLDAEKIEPNPAKRQMSKLCLNSLWGKFAERCNRTQTTLVRKSEVFFDFVFSGKYQVEYFSFLNEQIAMVQWQYSKNSVVLPGNTNNVFVAAFTTAYARLKMYGYLEGLQERVLYTDTDSLIYTVNEGEVSLETGSYLGDLTDELGGDSIHEFVSAGPKSYAYHTLQGKKTVLRAKGITQTRECCERVNFDSVKDLVEGYLEEDKTGAIYTPHHQIVRDKRGFLLNNSSFEKKFRVVYDKRRLFPDGKTLPFGY comes from the coding sequence atgggtgtagttccatctgaattagatgtagttattgaagaagatgaagacgtttgtaatcatcatttagatccaaacaaccagatagaatgggaaccaaacaatgatccgtctttgcaagatgatattaatgtgttaaattcaaacacaaacacacaagcctctacacagcatcacgatgtgttgggaggggcgacaccctcgggggaatgtttggatttttcggaggtggtgggggtcatgcagaaccaaccgtcaacggctgaccaatcaatttcaaatgagacccagaggggtgatggggtaaatgtcttgaggagggaaacattcaacaatatacaactatccagcgttttaacttttcctcaaaacaacgatgtaacagattacgccacattttaccgcggagtcttggggagccttaaaaagctgacacagatggtaactaaggaagctagacccggcgatatcattcaattggagttatccggtgaaagtgcaaatcaacacacttcatttacatttcgaaacgatgccggggctgtgatgaatgcttttcaagatgtgttagatctgttggtacaatcaaacgttgaaatattgaacgatgaagaaatacaggtgatggtccaggtgatacataaccctcgaggtggtgtaagaagaaaaatcgaaacccttttggaacatgaaatccgcagaaaaaaagctcgttatctttacaatccattaaactcgaataatcaactatgttttgccattagcctagcaagtctgttacatcctgaatttacagatagccaggctgtggcggaggctgaaaaaatacagagaaaagcgggcttagacgaacagacttccgtcactttcagtcatattcgtgaatttgaaaaagtggtacgtcgtaaaattgtcatactgtacagagaagagggccaacgacccctctcacggttcgagacggattaccccaaatcagaaaatccgttgtatctgtatttatctcagaatcattacagcggtatcattaacattaaaggttttttgtcaaaaccgcacgtttgtcactactgttaccaagggtacgacaaacccgacagacacaaatgcgacggctattgcttggtctgtacacaaaacgggtgtgtaaaaatagaggggaaaactgtgctttgcagggattgcaacatgtggtgtcgttctcctgcatgtctcctcagacacagggtaaaacaccgggttatggaaaaactcgtcagcaactgcgatcggcgaaagaaatgccttaaatgcaacctattttacgatgtacctgtggctacaggtatcgctaaacacacgtgccctaagttaaaatgtcaaatatgtaaagaagagctacctcgcagtgactcagagacacctgaaacacgacatctttgctatatacaaccccaaccacgtgaagtaaaccacaatgataatatcatattctatgattttgagacgtttgtcgatgacaatcacactcacattccctttctagtctgtaccaagacgctgcaaggagaagagtggtgtgcttttggactggattgtgttacagttttcctcaatcatttcaggaaacctcgttatcttaaatctacatttatagcccacaattcgagaggatttgacggttacttgattctgagaggcatggtacggctgggtatagcacccttaattatcatgcaggggagtaaagttctctgttttaaagaccctgattttttgcaaaaatacattgactcgctttccttccttaccatgccgcttagcgctatgccaaaagcgttaggactcggtgattgctggtccaaggggtattttcctcacaaatttagttcggaggaacatttaaattatgtcggaaaataccccgcaatcagcaattacggtgtagaacgcatgacacctgttgaacgcaccaagtttgagacgtggtatcaaaatgagaaaagcgaggtctttgattttcaaaaacaagcggtacactactgtaaaaacgacgtcaatgttcttcgtgagggttgcatcaaatttagagccgagtttacgagcgagacgggtgttgaccccttctcccgtatcaccatagcctcggcctgcatgaaggtgtttgtgactaatttcctcgagccgcgttctctagccataccttccccggataactaccgagggttgtgtaaaaaatactcacacaccagcatccaatggttagaatgggagtcgcatcgtcgtggtattttcattcagcatgctttaaacaaaggcgaaaaacagatgggggcatactttgtggatgggtttgctataatcggtggcaaaccattcgtctgggaatttcaggggtgtttttatcacggatgcccgacgtgtttcgaacccggtgctgtatgccctttgacaaacacaccgttcgaggagttgcacaaggctaccgagaaaaaaatgaaagcgttaaagcgtgaccacaaggtcaacatcatcgtcatcagagagcacgagtggaatgaaatgaaaaaatcaaaccctagggtaatagactttctcaaaacacgcaattaccccgcacctctcatgcctcgagacgctctttatggaggtaggacaagcgccttttgcttgaggcacacggcgggtgagaaccagcgtgtattgtatgaggatgtcacctctctctacccgtacgtcaacagcgcatttccttaccccctgggtcatcctgtcatcatccacacggattttgacgatgttggaaattatttcggtctggtcagagccgttgttcaccctcctcgaggtctctatttccctgtgctaccctacagaacggtcaagggtaaactagtgtttacactttgccgcacatgcgcagaaaacaataaccagcaggaaccctgcgaacatgatgaggaaggaagggcattgacgggagtctgggtcacgctcgaattcaacaaagctttacagttgggatacagagtcggtaagattacggaggtgtggcactttgaagaacggagcgaaaccgtttttacgggttatgttcaaactttcctaaagggtaagcaagaagcttcagggtatcccaaagaagccgtcgatgcagaaagcagggaaaagtacattcgtgaatatcgtgaaaatcagggaatacagctggatgctgaaaaaatcgaacccaaccctgccaagagacaaatgtcaaaactctgtttaaacagcctttggggaaagtttgcggagaggtgcaatagaactcagaccaccttggtgagaaaaagtgaagtatttttcgactttgtattttcaggaaaatatcaggttgaatatttttcctttctcaacgagcaaattgctatggtgcaatggcaatacagtaaaaacagcgtggtgcttcccggtaacacaaataatgtatttgtcgctgcttttaccaccgcttacgcacgtttgaaaatgtacggttacctagaggggttgcaagagagagttctttacacagacaccgatagtttaatctacacggtaaacgagggggaagtttctctggagacggggtcctatctaggcgatttgacggatgagttgggaggagacagcattcacgaattcgtctccgccggtccaaagagttatgcctaccataccctgcagggtaaaaaaactgtgctgcgtgccaaaggaatcactcaaacccgcgagtgttgtgagagggtcaactttgacagcgttaaagatttggtggagggctatctggaggaagacaaaacaggtgcgatctacacccctcatcaccaaattgttcgtgataaaagggggtt
- the LOC133569117 gene encoding uncharacterized protein LOC133569117 isoform X2, which yields MKVEHRVEIHPPPRDLLTESPILLSDDDEVKDEELCLIDLTKLEDDYREDSPEETNAIPLTQSQSDFPFTSLAHWSPLTLEGPSTAIPGREGLIAPKTPDIESLLRGEIIENDGECPTGTRCNKRRRKRRCARQLDKHDRNRRRLKQYYRILARTLMKMADMI from the exons atgaaag tcgaacatcgagttgaaattcacccaccaccaagggatctcctaacagagtctccaatccttttgt ccgatgacgacgaagtgaaagacgaagaactttgtttgatcgatcttacaaagttggaagatgattatcgag aggattcgccggaagagaccaacgcgatccctttaacccaatcgcagtctg attttccgtttacatctcttgctcactggtctcccttaacgctggagggtccgtcaacggccattccaggcagagaaggcttgattgcgccaaagactccagacatcgaatccttgctccgtggggaaatcatcgaaaacgacggtgaatgtccaacaggcacccgct gcaacaaacgcaggaggaagcgtagatgcgcccgccagctcgacaaacatgatagaaacagaagaaggctgaaacagtactatcgtatactggctcgcactctcatgaagatggcagacatgatttga